One genomic window of Glycine max cultivar Williams 82 chromosome 16, Glycine_max_v4.0, whole genome shotgun sequence includes the following:
- the WRKY60 gene encoding WRKY transcription factor 60: MEENMKCELVGLIDELMQGKELAKQLCDHLVSLSSSSSHETNEVLIEKILSTYEKALAMLNCKANVGESKANINGSMMDSPCSFTNGSPKSEVMEPEIKNKDVFKKRKTMSTCTEQVKVCLGTAHEGSLDDGYSWRKYGQKDILGAKFPRGYYRCTYRNVQGCLATKQVQKSDEDPMICEITYKGRHTCTQASHLNKTVIPPSKTKVNLLGENKHQTHQIKNQPRQEKIEQQPPETFFTFGSSSGLEVKIEDIDHKEGIFPSFCFSSPSIVGSENGDDNNSSIFSYTMIENNLMESFSPAFISPTTSDIESNTFCHWGSTGLGQSVQSSGSDITDIVSAPTSVTNSPIMDLDFFFDKIDFDTDFPLSTMELCT; this comes from the exons ATGGAAGAGAATATGAAGTGTGAACTAGTTGGTCTCATTGATGAGTTAATGCAAGGGAAGGAGCTAGCAAAGCAGCTTTGTGACCATCTAGtctcattatcatcatcatcttctcatGAAACAAATGAAGTCCTAATTGAGAAAATACTTTCCACCTATGAGAAAGCACTTGCCATGCTGAATTGCAAGGCTAATGTAGGAGAAAGTAAGGCCAACATTAATGGCAGCATGATGGATtccccttgttctttcacaaaTGGTAGCCCCAAAAGTGAGGTCATGGAGCCTGAGATTAAGAACAAAGATGTCTTTAAGAAAAG AAAGACCATGTCAACGTGCACAGAACAAGTGAAGGTGTGCTTGGGAACGGCGCATGAAGGATCTCTGGATGATGGCTATAGTTGGAGAAAATATGGACAGAAGGATATTCTCGGAGCTAAGTTTCCAAG AGGATATTACAGATGCACATATAGAAATGTACAAGGATGTCTGGCCACAAAGCAGGTGCAAAAGTCAGATGAAGACCCAATGATATGTGAAATAACCTACAAAGGAAGACACACATGCACCCAAGCAAGTCACTTAAACAAAACAGTGATACCCCCATCAAAGACAAAGGTGAACTTGTTGGGAGAAAATAAGCACCAAACCCATCAAATTAAGAATCAACCACGGCAAGAGAAAATAGAACAACAACCACCAGAGACATTTTTCACATTTGGATCATCATCAGGTCTTGAAGTTAAAATAGAGGACATCGACCACAAGGAGGGCATATTCCCATCATTTTGCTTTTCTTCTCCATCAATAGTAGGGTCAGAAAATGGGGACGACAACAACAGCAGCATATTCTCATACACCATGATTGAGAACAACTTAATGGAAAGCTTCTCTCCTGCCTTCATATCTCCAACAACTTCAGATATAGAATCAAACACTTTCTGCCACTGGGGGAGCACTGGACTAGGCCAAAGTGTGCAAAGCTCAGGGTCTGATATCACTGATATAGTTTCAGCACCAACTTCAGTCACCAATTCACCAATAATGGACCTTGATTTCTTTTTCGATAAGATCGATTTCGACACAGATTTCCCTTTGAGCACCATGGAACTTTGCACTTAA